DNA sequence from the Schistocerca americana isolate TAMUIC-IGC-003095 chromosome 2, iqSchAmer2.1, whole genome shotgun sequence genome:
acatgtaaacacgacagcaaaAAAAGGTTTAATTCGgctttcgtctttcggaagatgtatTGCTTGTAAACATAGTGATTAAAGAAAATGGTTTGAAAGTTTTCAACTTGGTCGACATGTGAACTCACGATGTGTCAAAAGTATTCGATAGTCGATTTATCAGTTCCAAGTTGCatgtaaacataaacataaaagcGTAGTGAGTACAATACAAATGTAATATGTTTGTGACATTCACTGTAGAGGTTGTttccaagaaatattttattttgaatctgCATACGCTGCTCTTTATTCATTAATTCAAGGTAATTACAACGCTTCGAACGTTTCCTGAACAAAATGCTGTGTTACACTTTGTACTATTGACGTCATTGTCTTTGGCGTTTTTGCAGAAATGTGTTGTCTGCTACGCAACTTACGAACACTAAACCAAATTCTGTATGTCAACGTTTCTACGAAAGGAAATAGTGTATTCAAGAACTGGTCGAGATGCGTTTCTTATGTGCAAGGGCAGTCACCAGAACCGAACATAAGGGAATATTTTTACTACGTAGACCACCAAGGAATGGTAAGAATTTCTGCATTGTCGTGCCTTATTATCTCACGATCATTTTGACAGATCTTAATATTTCTTTTCAGCTGTTCCTGGATGACTCCAGAATGAAGAATTTCACTTCCTGTTTCAAAGGTATGTTTAAAAGCATAACGAAATACGCGCATTGACGAATATATAGGCCTGCTTGATTGTGAATGGATGTTTTACAGACAAAAAGTTCCTGGAATTCTTTTTTAAACGCCTGAGGATGAATACAACAGGGCGCTACACAGAAGACTTTCCTTACTTGTCACTTTGTGGTCGAGAACGAAATTACGTTAGATGTGATGATTATCCTATTGTATTCACTCATATAATGAAAGACGCGCAGATGAATAATGTCTTAAGTTATGGCCATGCTGGAAATTTACTGACAGTTAAGTTTGAACCGGAGAAAGTTATAATGCTTCCAGAGACTGGGCGTGTTTATCATCCCGCACCGGAAAGAGTCGGTGGTATTGGCTTAATTAGATCCAAGTTAGCAATTGAATTAAGTAAGTTTTTTATATTTGAAAATGGTGAGCAACAAGAACCAACACATTTATCATGGGATGGTAAGATATATGAGTTAATAACGGATTGGTACAAAGAAGCAAAACAGCAGGAACTTGAGTGTTCAAATTAAATTAGATTCACCCATATATTATTGTGAGAGAAATTACTGACATTGTTCAAATCCACTTACAAAGACAAATATTTCTAGCAACTTGCCTGATGCTGAATATGTCACCAGGCTTGCTTGGATTGGAAGATAAGTGATTGTTTATTGTAAAATGTTGAGCTTCTTAATTTCTTCATAAAATAAGATGTAAATTGGTTTATACAATAACTACTTCTTGTTACATAGTACCTTTGGAGTAGCAAGTCACCAGTTCAATTGTTAATTGGCATTGTTTAGTCCAGTATTTGTGATTGTTATTAACACTGTTGTATTTTTACAGAATAAAGTTATGTTTTTCCAAAAACTCCATTGCAGAATAAAGTTACCTTTTCCAAAAACTCTGTTTATTTATTACACTTACCTACTGCGTTGAATCCTCAGCATCATTACAGCAAGGTGAAGTAAACTGGTGAAAAGTGGTAATGTCTCTGGGATTAATGCTGTTTTGTTAAACAGACATATGGAATAGTTTGTTCTCTTGAGCACTTGCATATCAAGAGTCTACTACTTCTTTTTTCAAATCTCATTAAAACTCATAGATGCCTTGTTCCATCAGAGCTCGGACTTTGTAACTTACATGAATTTCTCAAAAATGAATCGAAGTCACTCAGAGTGTGAGGGTACATTAACTGACCATACTCAAAATATTGTTGGTGTACTGTATATTGTGAATCATTGCCTAGATTGAAGTAGGCAATCTTAACTGGCAGTGAGTCTTGAAATCAGGTgcaagttttgtgtgatttacGACTACTTAACTACGTAAATTAGTAACATAACCAGCTATTGGAAATTAATTAAAACAGACACTGATTGTGATGAGATTATGATAAAATTGTGATAACAGTTGGAAACATATTTGAAGTAATTAAATGTTCATATACTTGCCAAATTGAGCAATTACAGGAACAATGAAGACAAGTAAGCTATGCTGTTCAGTATGAATATGACTACTGCGCAACGTAGGAATGAACTCCAATGTGTAAATAATGAGCGAAAATGGAATCAATTGATTAAAATATGAATTTGACTATTGCCCAAAATAGGAATGAACTCCAGTGTGAAAATAATGAGCTAAGATGGAATTAAATGATCAAAGTCTCATCTCTGTATGCTTTGCACTTGGATGTCTCCCTCACTTTTTAGTCCTAAGATACATATTTTATTCACATAGTTACATTTCTTATTGTTGTAAGGAAATCTCTTTTGAAGTTAATAGCTTTAGCCAATGAAGCAATCATTCTGGAAAAGTCAGCAGTAAGAAACCTTTGTAATGAAGTGTGACATGGTCATAATGATGGGACAGCAATTCAAGTTTTTGTCTTTGATCACTAGAATTATTTGGTTTGGTTATTAATTTCAATTAATAATGATCATTTCCTGATAAGTCGTGTTCATAAAAtcgtatgaaaattaaatttgagcCACGAATGGCAGTGTCAGAAGTACAAACATGATAAAACTAATGGAGAAACAATTTACGTGACCATACAGTGGGACCATAGATGGTGTCATGCCCAGAACATGAAGGAATTAAAAGACTATGCAAGGTTGTACAACAGATAAGTACAGAAGCAATTGCATTTAGTCACTGGCCCACCATACGAGTCACATACAGTTGTTTGCCCTTCAGTTTTATC
Encoded proteins:
- the LOC124595249 gene encoding UPF0598 protein CG30010: MCCLLRNLRTLNQILYVNVSTKGNSVFKNWSRCVSYVQGQSPEPNIREYFYYVDHQGMLFLDDSRMKNFTSCFKDKKFLEFFFKRLRMNTTGRYTEDFPYLSLCGRERNYVRCDDYPIVFTHIMKDAQMNNVLSYGHAGNLLTVKFEPEKVIMLPETGRVYHPAPERVGGIGLIRSKLAIELSKFFIFENGEQQEPTHLSWDGKIYELITDWYKEAKQQELECSN